The genomic interval GGAAGCGCAGGCGGTCCAACCCGCCGTTGCGAAGCTCCGCCGCGCGTGAGGCGCTCGTCACCACCACGTCGATGCGGCAGTCGTCGAGGATGAGCCGCGTCCGCGTGGCCGGGTTGAGCGGGTCCAACGGGACGTAGGCCGCGCCCAGCCGAGAGATTCCCTGCATCGCGGCCACCGCGCGCGCGGACTTCTCCGTCCACAACCCCACCCGGTCTCCGCGTTGGACCCCCAGGTGTTGAAGGGCCCGCGCCACCCGGTTGGAGAGCGCGTCGAGCTGCCCATAGGTGAAGGTCTCGTCCGGCCCCTGGACGGCGATGGCCCCGGGAGTCCGGGCCGCGCTGCGCATCACAATCTGGTCGAGCGTCATAGGCCCAGGTGACTGGCGATGATGTCGCGCTGCATCTCCGAGGTCCCGGAGAAGAGGGTGCTGGGAATGGCATCGCGCAGCACCCGCTCGATGCCCGTCTCCGCCACGTAGCCCATGCCCCCGTGTATCTGGATGGCGTCCACGCCGCACTGGACCGCGGCCTCGCTGATGGCGAGCTTGGCGAGCGACACCTCCATCGCCGCGTCCTGTCCCCGGTCCATCAGCCAGCAGGCCCGGTACAGCAACAGCCGCGCGGACTCGAGCCGCTGCTTCATGTCCACCAGCCTGTGGGAGATGGCCTGGTTCTTCCCGATGGCCCGCTTGAACTGCTTGCGCTGCCGGGCGAAGTCCACCGTCTGCTCCAGCACCCGCTCCATCAACCCCACATAGGCGCCGAACAGACAGGCCCGCTCCCATTGCATGGAGCGCTTGAAGAGCGGCGCGCCCTGTCCCTCGGCCCCCAGCCGCGCCGAGACGGGCACGCGGCAACCCTCCAGGTAGAGCGGCGCGATGGGAGACGTCGACAGGCCCATCTTCTGGAAGGGACGGCCCACCAACAGACCCGGTGTGTCCCGCTCGACGAGGAAGGCGCTCAGGCCCATGTAGCCGTGCTCGGGAGCGGTGACGGCGTACACCAGGAAGACGTCCGCCGCGGGCCCGTTGGTGACGTAGCTCTTGCTCCCGTCGAGCACATAGCTGTCACCGTCGCGCACCGCTCGCGTCTTGAGCGCGAAGACATCCGAGCCGGCCTCGGGCTCGGAGATGGCATTGGCGCCCACCCACTCCCCCGAACACAGCCGTGGCAGGTAGTGTCCCTTCTGCGCGTCGTCGCCGCACTCCCACAGCGGAAGCACACACGCGAACAAGTGCGCGCCCACGGAGAAGACCAGCCCGGTATCCGTGCAGCCTCGGCCGAGCGCCTCCATCACCCGCGCCGTCGTCAAGGTGTCCAGCCCGAGCCCTCCGTGCCGCTCAGGCACCGGCAGGCCCAGGAATCCGAACTCACCGCAGCGCCGCCAACGGCTCCGGGGGAACTCCTCTTCCGAGAGGGAAGACTCGTCGCCGCTCAGCTCCGCTTTCGCGAAGGCGCAGGCCCGCTCGTACAGCTCCTCCTGTTCGCTCGTCCAGCCGAAGTCCATGCGGTCTTGATCCGTCGATGATGTTTGACTGGCCGGGCCGTGAACATGCACAGCCGGGTGTCCGTGTCGTGAGACCCTGGAAGCGCTTTTGAAACTTTCTACTCCATGCGTGTGACAGGTCAACGATGCCACGGGTTGTCCAATGTTTGTCTGTGTGGAAGTGGATAGAGGATGATGGCGTCGTGTGTGTATTGTGGGCGTTGACCAGGAGTTTGGGATTGCGCTACACAAAGCGGCTCAATGCCGCGCGAGACAATAGCTGTCGTGGGAATGGGGCTGCGTTTTCCCCGGGCCGAGTGTCCGCGTGCCCTGTGGAAATTCTTGTGCGAGGGATTGGATGCGGCGGGGGATGTTCCGGCGGATCGCCGGGATATGGAATTGTTGCATGAGTCTGTGACGGACCCCGCGGAGGGGGCTCGCTTCAAGCGCGCGGCGCTGTTGGATGACGTGGAGTCGGTGGATCCTCACGCGTTTCGTCTCTCGAAGCGGGAGCTCCGGCAGATGGACCCCCAGCACCGTGTGTTGTTCGAGTGCGCGTGGCGGGCACTGGAGGACGCGGGCATCCCCTTCGACGCGCTTCGCGGCAGCCGCACGGGGGTCTTCGTGGGCATCCACTCCAGTGACTTCCAGCGCATGCTCACGCGGAACCGGTCCGCCCTGGATGGGTATTCGCTGCTGGGGACGACGCCGTCGTTCGCGGCCAACCGCATCTCCCATGCGTTCGACCTCCGGGGCCCCAGCACCTGCACGAGCGTGGGGTGTGCCTCCTCGCTGACCGCGTTGCACGAGGCGTGTCGCAGCCTGCTGCTGGGCGAGGTGGATTGCGCGCTCGCGGGCGGCGTGGAGCTGATGCTCTCCGAGGATGGCAGCCTCATGCTCTCCCATGCGGGTGTGTTGTCGACCCGGGGCGAATGCCGGACCTTGGATGCCAAGGCGGACGGCTACATCCGTGGCGAGGGGGCCGCAATGGTGGTCCTCAAGCCGATGTCCCGGGTGGATGCGACGGACCGTGTCTACGCGGTGATTCGCGGCAGCGCCGTGAATCACAACGGCCGGAACGAGTGGATCATGGCGCCCAGCGCCGAGGCCCAGACGGAGGTCATCCGCCAGGCCTGTGTATCGGGTGGGGTGGAGGCTGGCGGCTTGGACTATGTGGAGCTGCACGGCTCGGCTTTTCTCAAGGGGGATGCCGCGGAGGCCCTCGCCATCGCGACGGCGATGGGGGGCGGGCGCTCCGCGCCGTGCCGGCTGGGGGCGATCAGCAACAACCTGGGCTACCTGGGCGCGGCGGCGGGCATCGCGCAGTTCATCAAGGTGTGTCTGTCGTTGTACCACCGCGTCCTACCGCCAACGATTCATGTGGACTCCCCCAATCCTCACATCGCATTCGAGGAGCTGGGGCTGCGCATCCAGTCGGACCTGGAGGCCTGGCCCGAGAGGGGAACCGGCGTGCCTCCACGGGCGGGTGTCATTTCGACCTCGCTGGGTGGGGCCAATGCCTTTGTTGTCCTGGACGCCGCCCCCGCGCTTCCCCGCATGGAGCAGCCCGGCGTGCCCGCGCAGGCAAGCCATCTCCTGGTGCTCTCGGCCCTGACAGGGGATGCGCTGCTCCAACATGCGCAACGGATGTGTGAATTCCTGGCGGAAACCCTCGAGACCGCCGCGTCACTGGAAGATGTCTGCTTTTCGGCGAGGGTCAAGCGGCAGCACCACCGGCACCGGCTCGCGGTGGCCGCCGCGAGCCGAGATGGGGTGGTGCGGCTGTTGAAGGCATTCATTGATTCACCAGAACAGCCCCTCTGGGTTGAGCAAGGGCAGCCCATCTCAACGGTTGAGGCAGCTCGGACCTACGTTGCGGATGGCAGGATTTCGCGTGAAAGTGTTTCAGGGCACGCGGGGAGATGCATGAGCCTTCCGGTTTATCCCTTTCAACGGCAACGGCTGTGGCCGGAGTGGCTGTCCCCACGGGGAGAGACCCTCCAGCCGCCCGTCATGGCGGGCGTGGCCGGAGGGGACGTCCAGACCGGGGCCGTCGACCTCAGCGAGGCGCGCCTGGCGGAGTTCCTCCGGGCGGAGATCGCCGCGGTGCTGGAGGTGGAGCCCTCGGCGCTGGATACGCGGGGGCGGACCTTGTTCGAACTGGGGATGAACTCCGTGGGGTTGGTGATGCTCAAGGGGCGCATCACCCAGGTGCTGGGCGTGGAGTTGCCGACGACCCTCTTCTTCGAGCATCCACGGGTGGAGCCGCTCGCGGCGCGGCTGCTGAGGCTCATGGAGTCGAGCGCGCAGGGGGCCCCGGAGCCGGACGAGGACGCGGCGCTGGTGGCGCGGATCGCCAGCCTGTCCGAGGGGCAGACCCGAGAGCTGATCGCCCGGAAGCTCGCGGAGCTTGGCCTCGAGGAGGTGGGGGGATGAGCCGCAAGGACAGCACGAGCGTGGTGCTGACACCTCTCCAGCAGGCCTTGCTGACCATCGAGAAGCTCCAGCAGAAGCTCTCGCCCGCCGCGCAGCCTCCGGACGATGGCGACATCGCCATCATCGGGATGGGCTGCCGGTTTCCTGGGGGCGCCTCGAACCCCGACCGGTTCCGGGAGCTGCTCTGGACCGCGGGCGACGCGGTGACGGACATCCCCTGGGACCGGCGCGCGCTCCAGGGCATCCACGACCCCGACCCCTCCACGCCGGGCAAGACGACGCTGCGGCGCGCCGGGTTCGTGGACGGCGTCGACCGGTTCGACGCGGAGTTCTTCCGGATATCGCGGCGCGAAGCGGAAGGGATGGACCCGCAGCAGCGCTTCTTCCTGGAGGTGACCTGGGAGGCGCTCGAGGACGCGGGGCTCTCGCCGCGGGGGCTTCAGGGGACTCGGACGGGGGTCTTCGCGGGTGTCCACGCGCGGGACTACGCGTTGATCTCCGAGGGCGGGCTGGAGAAGGTCGGCCCGCACTACTCCTCGGGGGTCGATGCGAGCTACGTGGCCGGGCGCCTCTCGTACCTGCTGGGTCTGGAGGGGCCGAGCATGGCGGTGGACACGGCCTGCTCCTCGTCGCTCGTGGCCGTGCACCTGGCGTGTCAGAGCCTGCGTCTGGGGGAGTCGACCGTGGCCATCGCGGGGGGCGTGAAGCTGCTGCTCGCCCCTCACCTGAGCGTGTTCCTGTCCAAGGCGGGTGCGCTCTCCCCGAGCCAGGTCTGCCGCGCGTTCGACCTCGAGGCGGATGGGATGGTGCAGGGCGAAGGCTGTGGCGTGGTCATCCTGAAGCGCAAGCGGGAGGCCGTTCGCGACGGAGACAGAATCCTCGCGACGATTCGGGCCTCGGCGACGAACCATGATGGCGCGAGCGGCGGGCTGACGGTGCCGAACGTCAAGGCGCAGGAGGCCCTGTATCGGCTCGTGCTCCAGCGCGCGGGCCTCGAGCCGGAGGAGGTGGACTACCTGGAGGCCCACGGCACGGGGACCCGGCTGGGGGACCCCATCGAGCTGGAGGGAATCGCGAGGGTCTACGGTCGCGGGCGGCAGCCGGAACGCCCGCTCTGGATTGGCTCGGTCAAACCGAACATCGGCCACGCCGAGGCGGCGGCGGGAATCGCGGGCCTCATCAAGGCGGTGCTGGTCCTCCAACACCGCGACGTTCCTCCGACCCTTCACTTCATGCATCCGACGACGGAGTTCGAGTGGAAGGACTCGGGCCTCGCCGTGGCTCGGAAGACCACGCAGCTGCCGGGGCGGTCACGCCCGTATCGGGCCGCAGTGAGCTCGTTCGGGATGAGTGGTGTGAATGCCCACGTCCTCCTCGAAGCGCATCAGGACACGCGGCGGGCCTCGCGCAAGTCAGGGCCCTATCTGCTGCCTCTGTCAGCGCGGAACGAGCCGGCCCTGCGGGAACTCGCCGGGGCGTGGTCGAGCCATCTCGGTCAGTCCCTGGGCGTGGAACTCTGGGACGCCTGCTTCACGGCGGGCGCGGGACGCGCGCATCACGAACGGCGCCTGGCGCTTGTCGCCCCGACGTACGAGGACCTCCGGACGATGTTGCGCCGTGCCTCGGATGGGCTCGAAGCGGACGGACTGTTCAAGAGCGGCCCCCAGGGTGCGAGCAGCGCTCCGGGCGTGGTCTTCGTCATGGGGCCTGGCTCGGTGGCGACGCGGTGGCTCGAGCAGGCCTGGCGGGGCGAAGGGGATGAGTCCGTCCTCCTTCCCCATGTGGAGCCGTTCGACGCGGTCTTCCGTGCGGTGACGGGCAAGTCGGCCTTCGAGCTGGGGGCATCGGCGCTCTCCCTCGTCTGGCAGCTCGCGCAGGTGGAGCTGTGGCGCTCGCTGGGGGTGGAGCCCTCCGCTGTCGCCGGCGTGGGCGAGGGGAAGCTGTCGGCTGGCGTCGTCGCGGGAGTCCTCACCGTGGAGGAGGCCGTCCGGGGGCTCCTCGGGCTCCCGCAGCTTCAACCGATTCCGGAGCGTGCGGCGAAGTGCCCCATCCTCATCGGGGCTCCTGGCGTCAAGCCGCGCTCCGACCTGCGGGGAGAGAAGCTGTCCCCCGAGCGCCTGATGTCGACGGGGGCTTCGACCTTCCTGGAGCTGGGTTGTGACGCCACGCTCTATCGCCACATGAATGAAGAGGCCGCGAGTCAGGGGCGAGACGTGCTCCTGCTGAACGGCGCGCACGTGGAGGGCCATGGTGCGAGGTACGCGCTGTTGACCCTGGCCGCGAAGCTCTACTGCGCCGGGGTTCCTCTCCGCTTCGAGCAGCTCATCCCCGAGGGGCGCAAGGTCTCCGCGCCGACATACCCTTGGCGGCGCGAGCGCTACTGGTGGGACGGGGAGCGGGAGTCCGTGAAGGCGCCGTCCTCGGTGGCGGGCGATGCCGCGAGCTCGGATGGGCTGTTCCACGAGCTGCGCTGGAGCCCTCGCGCGCAGGCGCCCGGGCAGGCGCGACTGGAGGGGATGTGGCTCGTGGTCTCCGAGGAGCCGCGCGACGCGGTGGCGCTTCGTGATGCGCTGACCGCGGCGGGGGGCGAGGTGGTGCTGGCGCGCCCGGGCTCCAGCTACGAACGTGTCTCCGCGCATGAGCACGTGCTCGACTTCACGGGGGCGGAGGACTTCGCGACGCTGGTGGATGCGCTGGCGCCGTCCCGTCAGGCGCTGCGAGGTGTCCTCTTCCTGCCGCGCGCGGGAGACCTCGACACGCTCAAGACCTTGAGCC from Myxococcus stipitatus carries:
- a CDS encoding acyl-CoA dehydrogenase family protein; amino-acid sequence: MDFGWTSEQEELYERACAFAKAELSGDESSLSEEEFPRSRWRRCGEFGFLGLPVPERHGGLGLDTLTTARVMEALGRGCTDTGLVFSVGAHLFACVLPLWECGDDAQKGHYLPRLCSGEWVGANAISEPEAGSDVFALKTRAVRDGDSYVLDGSKSYVTNGPAADVFLVYAVTAPEHGYMGLSAFLVERDTPGLLVGRPFQKMGLSTSPIAPLYLEGCRVPVSARLGAEGQGAPLFKRSMQWERACLFGAYVGLMERVLEQTVDFARQRKQFKRAIGKNQAISHRLVDMKQRLESARLLLYRACWLMDRGQDAAMEVSLAKLAISEAAVQCGVDAIQIHGGMGYVAETGIERVLRDAIPSTLFSGTSEMQRDIIASHLGL
- a CDS encoding beta-ketoacyl synthase N-terminal-like domain-containing protein gives rise to the protein MPRETIAVVGMGLRFPRAECPRALWKFLCEGLDAAGDVPADRRDMELLHESVTDPAEGARFKRAALLDDVESVDPHAFRLSKRELRQMDPQHRVLFECAWRALEDAGIPFDALRGSRTGVFVGIHSSDFQRMLTRNRSALDGYSLLGTTPSFAANRISHAFDLRGPSTCTSVGCASSLTALHEACRSLLLGEVDCALAGGVELMLSEDGSLMLSHAGVLSTRGECRTLDAKADGYIRGEGAAMVVLKPMSRVDATDRVYAVIRGSAVNHNGRNEWIMAPSAEAQTEVIRQACVSGGVEAGGLDYVELHGSAFLKGDAAEALAIATAMGGGRSAPCRLGAISNNLGYLGAAAGIAQFIKVCLSLYHRVLPPTIHVDSPNPHIAFEELGLRIQSDLEAWPERGTGVPPRAGVISTSLGGANAFVVLDAAPALPRMEQPGVPAQASHLLVLSALTGDALLQHAQRMCEFLAETLETAASLEDVCFSARVKRQHHRHRLAVAAASRDGVVRLLKAFIDSPEQPLWVEQGQPISTVEAARTYVADGRISRESVSGHAGRCMSLPVYPFQRQRLWPEWLSPRGETLQPPVMAGVAGGDVQTGAVDLSEARLAEFLRAEIAAVLEVEPSALDTRGRTLFELGMNSVGLVMLKGRITQVLGVELPTTLFFEHPRVEPLAARLLRLMESSAQGAPEPDEDAALVARIASLSEGQTRELIARKLAELGLEEVGG
- a CDS encoding SDR family NAD(P)-dependent oxidoreductase, which gives rise to MSRKDSTSVVLTPLQQALLTIEKLQQKLSPAAQPPDDGDIAIIGMGCRFPGGASNPDRFRELLWTAGDAVTDIPWDRRALQGIHDPDPSTPGKTTLRRAGFVDGVDRFDAEFFRISRREAEGMDPQQRFFLEVTWEALEDAGLSPRGLQGTRTGVFAGVHARDYALISEGGLEKVGPHYSSGVDASYVAGRLSYLLGLEGPSMAVDTACSSSLVAVHLACQSLRLGESTVAIAGGVKLLLAPHLSVFLSKAGALSPSQVCRAFDLEADGMVQGEGCGVVILKRKREAVRDGDRILATIRASATNHDGASGGLTVPNVKAQEALYRLVLQRAGLEPEEVDYLEAHGTGTRLGDPIELEGIARVYGRGRQPERPLWIGSVKPNIGHAEAAAGIAGLIKAVLVLQHRDVPPTLHFMHPTTEFEWKDSGLAVARKTTQLPGRSRPYRAAVSSFGMSGVNAHVLLEAHQDTRRASRKSGPYLLPLSARNEPALRELAGAWSSHLGQSLGVELWDACFTAGAGRAHHERRLALVAPTYEDLRTMLRRASDGLEADGLFKSGPQGASSAPGVVFVMGPGSVATRWLEQAWRGEGDESVLLPHVEPFDAVFRAVTGKSAFELGASALSLVWQLAQVELWRSLGVEPSAVAGVGEGKLSAGVVAGVLTVEEAVRGLLGLPQLQPIPERAAKCPILIGAPGVKPRSDLRGEKLSPERLMSTGASTFLELGCDATLYRHMNEEAASQGRDVLLLNGAHVEGHGARYALLTLAAKLYCAGVPLRFEQLIPEGRKVSAPTYPWRRERYWWDGERESVKAPSSVAGDAASSDGLFHELRWSPRAQAPGQARLEGMWLVVSEEPRDAVALRDALTAAGGEVVLARPGSSYERVSAHEHVLDFTGAEDFATLVDALAPSRQALRGVLFLPRAGDLDTLKTLSRDVLDPCVAVTSLVRALGRAEWGESFRLYLVTRDAQVTGEDSKMVSLVGASLWGLGRVLAYEHPELRCTRIDVGLAPGEASARVLVDELRRSASAGVREDEVALRGDQRLVPMLTQARRTSASTEPFRPRADRTYLITGGLGGLGLGVASWLVDQGARHLSLCGRMGETLEAHRALAPLRAQGARVEVFRVDVSNTEAVADMLSAIRNGSVPLGGLFHCAGVLADGAVQQLHAEDFQRVMAPKVAGAWNLHSLTAKDPLEHFVLFSSTAALFGAPGQGNYAAANAFMDALAWFRRARGLPAMSLQWGSWGQVGMAAADARRGARLALNGMGPMAVDEALSAMGVTLADGPVVRGIARFDVERWKNHHPSVARSSLFRARDASSGEDAADSAPRKLREVLLSLESSARPPVLEARLREMVSEVTRLEFERLAATDSFDALGFDSIMVMELRDQLQSELGVGLSLKSFVDGRSIGQVSAELLEKLAASSVMDPGASSRADSKRVLL